The proteins below come from a single Asanoa ferruginea genomic window:
- a CDS encoding PQQ-dependent sugar dehydrogenase, producing the protein MDNRRALRRRAAGAALLLVTAALTGTVAATPAAQAHTINATDFQQVTLAKGVNEVGEPMSLAVLPDRSVLHTARNGVLRRTDANGTTSVIATIPVYNHDEEGLQGVGIDPGFASNRFIYVYFAPPLSTPAGDAPATGTNWTAWQGVNRLARFTLNADFTVNMASQVTVLDVPADRGICCHVGGDIDFDAAGNLYLSTGDDSNPFDSAGFAPIDERTDRNPAYDAQRSAGNTNDLRGKLLRIKVNANGTYSIPSGNLFAPGTARTRPEIYAMGFRNPFRISVDKATGVVYVGDYGPDSGSTDANRGPSGQVEFNRVTSAGNYGWPYCTGTNTTTETYNEWNFATNSTGAKYNCSGGATNNSFRNTGLATLPAARPAWIKYGGDSGTPTEFGGGSESPMGGPVYRYNASSTSTTKFPQSFEGQFFATEFGRGWIKPIHVNADGTRGTIDAFPWVGKQVMDSAFGPDGAYYVLDYGTGYFNGDANSALYRFDYVAGGNRAPTAVATGSPTSGQAPLTVQFSSAGSTDPDGGALTYSWAFGDGTTSTAANPSKTYSTNGTYTATLTVRDPQGATGTASVQVGVGNTAPTVNISVPGNGQLFNFGDTIPFTITASDPEDGTINCARAKMTYVLGHDQHGHQITSVTGCSGSITVPTDGEHDAAANIFAIFDAEYTDNGGLVTHKQFTLQPKHRQAEHYKTAAGVSLITKTGAEGGRTVGDVNNGDWISFDPYKINNATSVTARVSSGGVGGTLQVRAGSATGTVLGSVAVANTGSWETFTNVTANLTGVPAGTTTLYLTFAGGTGALFDVDAFTFNTSGGSSGTGPVVGLANKCLDVRSGATADGTQIQLYTCNGTASQSWTRTGSTLRALGKCLDVSGAGTADGTKIQLYTCNGTAAQNWSVGANSSLVNAGSNKCADVSGNNSADSTPVNLWTCNGAANQRWTLP; encoded by the coding sequence ATGGACAATCGTCGCGCGTTGCGCCGCCGAGCCGCCGGTGCGGCTCTGTTGCTCGTCACCGCGGCGCTCACCGGCACCGTCGCGGCCACTCCGGCCGCGCAGGCACACACCATCAACGCCACCGACTTCCAGCAGGTCACCCTGGCCAAGGGCGTCAACGAGGTCGGCGAGCCGATGTCGCTGGCCGTGCTGCCGGACCGCTCGGTCCTGCACACCGCCCGCAACGGCGTGCTGCGGCGCACCGACGCCAACGGCACCACCAGCGTGATCGCCACCATCCCCGTCTACAACCACGACGAGGAAGGGCTCCAGGGCGTCGGCATCGACCCCGGCTTCGCCAGCAACCGCTTCATCTACGTCTACTTCGCGCCGCCGCTGTCCACCCCGGCCGGCGACGCACCCGCCACCGGCACCAACTGGACCGCCTGGCAGGGCGTCAACCGGCTCGCCCGGTTCACCCTCAACGCCGACTTCACCGTCAACATGGCCAGCCAGGTCACCGTCCTGGACGTGCCGGCCGACCGGGGCATCTGCTGCCACGTCGGCGGCGACATCGACTTCGACGCGGCCGGCAACCTCTACCTGTCGACCGGTGACGACAGCAACCCGTTCGACTCGGCCGGCTTCGCCCCGATCGACGAGCGCACCGACCGCAACCCGGCCTACGACGCGCAGCGCTCCGCGGGCAACACCAACGACCTGCGCGGCAAACTCCTGCGGATCAAGGTGAACGCCAACGGGACCTACTCGATCCCGTCCGGCAACCTGTTCGCACCGGGCACGGCCCGGACCCGCCCCGAGATCTACGCGATGGGCTTCCGCAACCCGTTCCGGATCAGCGTCGACAAGGCCACCGGCGTGGTCTACGTCGGCGACTACGGCCCCGACAGCGGCAGCACCGACGCCAACCGCGGCCCGTCCGGCCAGGTCGAGTTCAACCGGGTCACCTCGGCCGGCAACTACGGCTGGCCCTACTGCACCGGCACCAACACCACCACCGAGACCTACAACGAGTGGAACTTCGCGACCAACAGCACCGGCGCGAAATACAACTGCTCCGGCGGCGCGACCAACAACTCGTTCCGCAACACCGGCCTGGCCACCCTGCCCGCCGCCCGGCCCGCCTGGATCAAGTACGGCGGCGACAGCGGCACCCCGACCGAGTTCGGCGGTGGCTCCGAGTCGCCGATGGGCGGCCCGGTCTACCGCTACAACGCGTCCAGCACCTCCACCACGAAGTTCCCGCAGAGCTTCGAGGGCCAGTTCTTCGCCACCGAGTTCGGCCGCGGCTGGATCAAGCCGATCCACGTCAACGCCGACGGTACCCGCGGCACCATCGACGCCTTCCCCTGGGTCGGCAAGCAGGTGATGGACTCGGCGTTCGGCCCCGACGGTGCCTACTACGTGCTCGACTACGGCACCGGCTACTTCAACGGCGACGCCAACTCGGCGCTCTACCGCTTCGACTACGTCGCCGGCGGCAACCGGGCACCGACCGCGGTCGCGACCGGTTCGCCCACCTCCGGCCAGGCACCGCTCACCGTCCAGTTCTCGTCGGCCGGCTCCACGGACCCCGACGGCGGCGCGCTGACCTACTCGTGGGCGTTCGGCGACGGCACCACGTCGACGGCGGCCAACCCGTCGAAGACCTACAGCACCAACGGCACCTACACCGCGACGCTGACCGTGCGTGACCCGCAGGGCGCGACCGGGACCGCCAGCGTGCAGGTCGGTGTCGGCAACACCGCACCGACGGTCAACATCAGCGTTCCGGGCAACGGCCAACTGTTCAACTTCGGCGACACGATCCCGTTCACCATCACGGCCAGTGACCCCGAAGACGGCACGATCAACTGCGCCCGGGCGAAGATGACCTACGTCCTCGGGCACGACCAGCACGGCCACCAGATCACGTCCGTCACCGGGTGCTCCGGGTCGATCACCGTCCCGACCGACGGGGAGCACGACGCGGCGGCGAACATCTTCGCGATCTTCGACGCCGAATACACCGACAACGGCGGGCTGGTCACGCACAAGCAGTTCACCTTGCAGCCCAAGCACCGCCAGGCCGAGCACTACAAGACGGCCGCCGGCGTCTCGCTGATCACCAAGACCGGTGCCGAGGGCGGCCGGACGGTCGGCGACGTCAACAACGGCGACTGGATCTCGTTCGACCCGTACAAGATCAATAACGCCACGTCGGTAACCGCCCGGGTCTCCTCCGGCGGCGTCGGCGGCACCCTCCAGGTGCGGGCGGGCTCGGCGACCGGCACCGTCCTCGGTTCGGTCGCGGTGGCCAACACCGGTAGCTGGGAGACGTTCACCAACGTCACCGCCAACCTGACCGGGGTCCCGGCCGGCACCACCACGCTCTACCTGACGTTCGCGGGTGGCACCGGCGCGCTCTTCGACGTCGACGCGTTCACGTTCAACACCAGCGGCGGCAGCAGCGGGACCGGCCCGGTCGTCGGGCTGGCCAACAAGTGCCTCGACGTGCGCAGCGGCGCCACGGCCGACGGCACCCAGATCCAGCTCTACACCTGCAACGGCACCGCGTCGCAGAGCTGGACCCGCACCGGCTCGACGCTGCGGGCGCTGGGCAAGTGCCTCGACGTCAGCGGCGCCGGCACGGCCGACGGCACCAAGATCCAGCTCTACACCTGCAACGGTACGGCGGCCCAGAACTGGTCCGTCGGCGCCAACAGCTCGCTGGTCAACGCCGGCTCCAACAAGTGCGCCGACGTGAGTGGCAACAACTCGGCCGACAGCACGCCCGTCAACCTGTGGACCTGCAACGGCGCCGCGAACCAGCGGTGGACCCTGCCCTAA
- a CDS encoding polyprenyl synthetase family protein translates to MTVDVRPMDAAELRARFDAELAAFLERQDPDWPDGAPRGVFTTLHRFVLAGGKRLRPLFCYWGWRSAGGTDGAPIIAASAALELFHAFALIHDDIMDGSDRRRGEPSVHRLFADLHTRSSWRGDPASYGRNTALLCGDLCAAWADQMFHECGLSAEQVHKGYGVFAIMRTEVIAGQYLDLVSGVGDGSVASALTVIRMKAARYTVTRPLQIGAALAGASEESLAALAAFGDPLGDAFQLRDDVLGVFGDPAVTGKSILDDLREGKPTVMMALARGSADRDQQRRLKELFGNPDLDPEGAAELRQVIIDTGALDRIEQMIKVRTDAALGALADAPVSAEALPVLTALAAEAVDRQL, encoded by the coding sequence ATGACGGTCGACGTCCGACCCATGGACGCCGCGGAGCTGCGCGCGCGGTTCGACGCCGAGCTGGCCGCGTTCCTGGAACGCCAGGACCCGGACTGGCCCGACGGCGCGCCGCGCGGCGTCTTCACGACGCTGCACCGCTTCGTGCTGGCCGGCGGAAAGCGGTTGCGGCCGCTGTTCTGCTACTGGGGTTGGCGTTCGGCCGGGGGCACCGACGGCGCCCCGATCATCGCGGCGTCCGCGGCGCTGGAGCTGTTCCACGCGTTCGCTCTCATCCACGACGACATCATGGACGGCAGCGACCGCCGGCGCGGCGAGCCGTCCGTACACCGGCTGTTCGCTGATCTGCACACCCGTTCCTCGTGGCGGGGCGATCCGGCCTCCTATGGCCGGAACACCGCCCTGCTGTGCGGCGACCTGTGCGCGGCCTGGGCCGACCAGATGTTCCACGAGTGCGGCCTGTCGGCGGAGCAGGTGCACAAGGGGTACGGCGTGTTCGCCATCATGCGCACCGAGGTGATCGCCGGCCAGTATCTCGACCTGGTCTCCGGTGTCGGCGACGGCTCGGTGGCCAGCGCCCTGACGGTGATCCGGATGAAGGCCGCCCGCTACACGGTGACCCGGCCGCTCCAGATCGGCGCCGCGCTGGCCGGCGCCAGCGAGGAGTCGCTCGCCGCGCTCGCGGCGTTCGGTGACCCGCTCGGCGACGCGTTCCAGCTCCGCGACGACGTGCTGGGCGTCTTCGGCGACCCGGCGGTGACCGGCAAGTCGATCCTCGACGACCTGCGCGAGGGCAAGCCGACGGTGATGATGGCGCTGGCGCGTGGCAGCGCCGACCGCGACCAGCAGCGCCGGCTCAAGGAGCTGTTCGGCAACCCCGACCTCGATCCCGAGGGGGCGGCCGAGCTGCGCCAGGTCATCATCGACACCGGTGCCCTGGACCGGATCGAACAGATGATCAAGGTACGCACGGACGCCGCACTGGGCGCGTTGGCGGACGCACCGGTTTCGGCGGAGGCTCTCCCGGTGCTCACCGCTCTGGCGGCGGAAGCAGTCGACCGGCAGCTCTGA
- a CDS encoding alkaline phosphatase family protein: MSAKPLVVINVVGLTPRLLTRMPRLRGLAERGFQAELGTVLPAVTCSAQATFLTGEPPSGHGIVGNGWYFRDLGEVFLWRQHHALMGGEKVWQAARAAFPGYTVANVCWWYAMGADVDWTVTPRPIYYADGRKEPDCYTDPPELHDELTAKLGGFPLFTYWGPNAGIASSRWIRRAAEQILDEHSPDLTLVYLPHLDYDLQRFGPGAPQAAAAASALDAEIGPLLDAAERRGATVVVLSEYGITDVSRPVDVNRLLRAEGLLHVYTQDGMEYLDPWTSKAFAVADHQVAHVYVRDKADIGAVQKLCASLPGVAEVLDEDGKRAAGLDHERAGELVLVAEPDAWFTYYYWLDDDRAPDFARLVEIHRKPGYDPAELLFDPENPGKAKGRAGVALARKKLGMRYLMSVVGLDAGARAVRGSHGRLPADSADAPVLLCSDPAAARDRFAATEVKDLLLRLAGINAGAGQGPADEEVGPRAAKEE, from the coding sequence ATGAGCGCCAAGCCCTTGGTTGTGATCAATGTCGTCGGCCTGACCCCGCGCCTGCTGACCCGGATGCCCCGCCTGCGCGGGCTCGCCGAGCGCGGTTTCCAGGCGGAGCTGGGCACCGTGCTCCCGGCGGTCACCTGCTCGGCGCAGGCCACCTTCCTGACCGGCGAGCCGCCGTCCGGGCACGGCATCGTCGGCAACGGCTGGTATTTCCGCGACCTCGGCGAGGTCTTCCTCTGGCGGCAGCACCACGCGCTGATGGGCGGCGAGAAGGTCTGGCAGGCCGCCCGCGCCGCCTTCCCCGGCTACACGGTGGCCAACGTCTGCTGGTGGTATGCGATGGGCGCCGACGTCGACTGGACCGTCACGCCCCGGCCGATCTACTACGCCGACGGCCGCAAGGAGCCCGACTGCTACACCGACCCGCCGGAGCTGCACGACGAGCTGACCGCCAAGCTCGGCGGGTTCCCGCTGTTCACCTACTGGGGACCCAACGCCGGCATCGCCTCGTCGCGGTGGATCCGCCGGGCGGCCGAGCAGATCCTCGACGAGCACTCGCCCGACCTGACCCTGGTCTACCTGCCGCACCTCGACTACGACCTCCAGCGGTTCGGTCCGGGCGCACCGCAGGCAGCGGCCGCCGCGTCGGCCCTCGACGCCGAGATCGGCCCGCTGCTCGACGCGGCGGAGCGGCGCGGCGCCACGGTCGTCGTGCTCTCGGAGTACGGCATCACCGACGTGTCCCGGCCGGTCGACGTCAACCGGTTGCTGCGCGCCGAAGGGCTGCTGCACGTCTACACCCAGGACGGGATGGAATACCTCGACCCATGGACGTCGAAGGCGTTCGCGGTGGCCGATCACCAGGTGGCCCACGTGTATGTCAGGGATAAAGCGGACATTGGCGCGGTGCAGAAGCTGTGCGCCAGCCTCCCGGGCGTCGCCGAGGTGCTCGACGAGGACGGCAAGCGGGCCGCCGGGCTCGACCACGAGCGGGCCGGCGAGCTGGTCCTGGTCGCCGAGCCCGACGCCTGGTTCACCTACTACTACTGGCTCGACGACGACCGGGCGCCCGACTTCGCCCGGCTCGTGGAGATCCACCGCAAGCCCGGCTACGACCCCGCGGAACTGCTCTTCGACCCGGAGAACCCGGGCAAGGCCAAGGGGCGCGCCGGGGTCGCGCTGGCCCGCAAGAAGCTCGGCATGCGCTACCTGATGAGCGTCGTCGGGCTCGACGCGGGTGCCCGCGCGGTGCGCGGCTCGCACGGCCGGCTGCCGGCGGACTCCGCCGACGCACCGGTGCTGCTCTGTTCGGACCCGGCGGCGGCGAGGGACCGGTTCGCCGCGACCGAGGTAAAAGATCTGCTGCTGAGGTTGGCCGGCATTAACGCCGGCGCCGGCCAGGGGCCGGCGGACGAGGAAGTCGGCCCCCGGGCCGCCAAGGAGGAGTGA
- the eboE gene encoding metabolite traffic protein EboE, protein MRLRHRDGQTVHLSYCTNVHPAEDFAGIVAQLDTYASRVRESLGADLLGLGMWLPAPVAAELATRGRLRRQLRAELDARGLEVVTLNGFPYRSFHAPVVKQAVYHPDWTTPERLDYTLDLARVLLDLMPDDATRGSISTLPFAWRQPWDPPQAGAAERVLERLATGLTRMAWETGRAVRVAFEPEPGCVVESTEQAVRHLASVDTDRIGVCLDLAHLACAWEEPAEAVGRLRAAGIPVVKVQVSAALEAADPAAAADTLREYVEPRFLHQTRSAATAGAADPADPACAADDLDEALDRGLSGGAWRVHYHVPLHAAPMPPLTSTIPVLRAALGELVGGPQALCDHLDVETYTWGVLPPARRPDGDAALADGIAAELAFARDTLVDLGLSATAPSGART, encoded by the coding sequence ATGCGCCTACGCCATCGCGACGGCCAGACCGTCCACCTGAGCTACTGCACCAACGTGCACCCGGCCGAAGACTTCGCCGGCATCGTCGCGCAACTCGACACCTATGCCTCCCGCGTACGCGAGAGCCTCGGCGCCGACCTGCTCGGCCTGGGCATGTGGCTGCCCGCACCGGTCGCGGCCGAGCTGGCCACCCGGGGCCGGTTGCGCCGCCAGCTGCGGGCCGAACTCGACGCCCGCGGGCTGGAAGTGGTGACGCTCAACGGTTTCCCCTACCGGTCGTTCCACGCGCCGGTGGTCAAGCAGGCCGTCTACCACCCCGACTGGACCACCCCGGAACGCCTCGACTACACCCTCGACCTGGCCCGGGTGCTGCTCGACCTGATGCCCGACGACGCGACCCGGGGCTCGATCTCGACGTTGCCGTTCGCCTGGCGCCAGCCCTGGGACCCGCCGCAGGCCGGCGCCGCCGAACGGGTGCTGGAGCGGCTGGCCACCGGCCTGACCCGGATGGCCTGGGAGACCGGCCGCGCGGTCCGGGTCGCGTTCGAGCCGGAACCCGGCTGCGTGGTGGAGTCCACCGAACAGGCGGTCCGCCACCTGGCCTCGGTCGACACCGACCGGATCGGCGTCTGCCTCGACCTGGCCCACCTCGCCTGCGCCTGGGAAGAACCGGCGGAGGCGGTCGGCCGGCTGCGCGCCGCCGGCATCCCGGTGGTCAAGGTGCAGGTCTCCGCGGCGCTGGAGGCCGCCGACCCGGCGGCCGCCGCCGACACCCTGCGCGAATACGTCGAGCCGCGGTTCCTGCACCAGACCCGGTCCGCCGCCACCGCGGGCGCCGCCGATCCCGCCGACCCGGCCTGCGCCGCCGACGACCTCGACGAGGCCCTCGACCGTGGCCTGTCCGGCGGCGCCTGGCGGGTGCACTACCACGTGCCGCTGCACGCGGCCCCGATGCCGCCGCTGACCTCGACCATCCCCGTCCTCCGCGCAGCGCTCGGCGAACTGGTCGGTGGCCCCCAAGCACTCTGCGACCACCTCGACGTGGAGACCTACACCTGGGGCGTGCTGCCGCCGGCCCGCCGGCCGGACGGCGACGCCGCGCTGGCCGACGGGATCGCCGCCGAGCTCGCCTTCGCCCGCGACACCCTGGTCGACCTGGGCCTTTCCGCGACCGCCCCGTCTGGAGCACGTACATGA
- a CDS encoding TatD family hydrolase codes for MRIFDPHIHMTSRTTDDYERMAAAGVRALVEPAFWLGQPRTSVDSFTDYFDSLVGWEPFRAGQFGIRHHATIALNPKEANDPRCAGVLDVLPRYLEKDGVVAVGEIGYDSMTAEEDTAFAAQLALAITHELPALVHTPHRDKARGTERSVKVVAESGIEPGRVVIDHLNEVTVATVKDSGCWAGFSIYPDTKMSPPRMVEILRQFGTERVLVNSAADWGRSDPLLTRETADLMLASGFTDDDVDLVFWRNPVAFYGQSGKLELAETEAGASFEGNSILRGGS; via the coding sequence ATGCGAATCTTCGACCCACACATCCACATGACCTCGCGCACCACCGACGACTACGAGCGGATGGCGGCGGCGGGGGTGCGCGCCCTGGTCGAGCCCGCGTTCTGGCTCGGCCAGCCACGCACGTCGGTCGACTCGTTCACCGACTACTTCGACTCGCTGGTCGGCTGGGAGCCGTTCCGGGCCGGGCAGTTCGGCATCCGCCACCACGCCACCATCGCGCTGAACCCCAAAGAGGCCAACGACCCGCGCTGCGCCGGCGTCCTCGACGTGCTGCCCCGCTACCTCGAGAAAGACGGCGTGGTCGCGGTCGGCGAGATCGGCTACGACTCGATGACCGCCGAGGAGGACACCGCGTTCGCGGCCCAACTCGCGCTGGCCATCACGCACGAGCTGCCGGCGCTGGTGCACACGCCGCACCGCGACAAGGCCCGCGGCACCGAGCGCAGCGTCAAGGTGGTCGCCGAGTCCGGCATCGAGCCCGGCCGGGTGGTCATCGACCACCTCAACGAGGTGACGGTGGCGACCGTCAAGGATTCCGGCTGCTGGGCCGGCTTCTCCATCTATCCCGACACCAAGATGTCGCCGCCCCGGATGGTGGAGATCCTCCGGCAGTTCGGCACCGAGCGGGTGCTGGTCAACTCCGCCGCCGACTGGGGCCGGTCCGACCCGTTGCTCACCCGGGAGACGGCCGACCTGATGCTGGCCAGCGGGTTCACCGACGACGACGTCGACCTGGTGTTCTGGCGCAACCCGGTGGCCTTCTACGGCCAGTCCGGCAAGCTCGAGCTGGCGGAGACCGAGGCCGGCGCGTCCTTCGAGGGCAACTCGATCCTGCGCGGGGGCAGCTGA
- a CDS encoding EboA domain-containing protein, translating to MRTDDLHAALAQAVPPIGWVDDAVRQVWADPGAIARLFPRAARACGRAPLTDGWTADEAARALLLAALPQDRLAEELERVYRYGDASEKRAVLKALPLLPIGNAAVPLLRDALRTNDTRLVGAALGPYAAHLDAATWRQGVLKCVFMGLPLSGVDSLDERADEELRVMLAGLAEERAAAGRPMAADATGLLNRLRKEA from the coding sequence ATGAGAACCGACGACCTCCATGCCGCACTGGCCCAGGCCGTACCCCCGATAGGTTGGGTGGACGACGCCGTCCGCCAGGTCTGGGCCGATCCCGGCGCGATCGCCCGGCTGTTTCCCCGCGCGGCCCGGGCCTGCGGCCGCGCGCCGCTGACCGACGGCTGGACCGCCGACGAGGCCGCCCGGGCCCTGCTGCTGGCGGCACTTCCGCAGGACCGGCTGGCCGAGGAACTCGAGCGGGTCTACCGCTACGGCGACGCCAGCGAGAAACGGGCCGTGCTGAAGGCGCTGCCGCTGCTGCCGATCGGCAACGCCGCGGTGCCGCTGCTGCGTGACGCGTTGCGCACCAACGACACCCGCCTGGTCGGGGCCGCGCTCGGCCCCTACGCCGCACACCTGGACGCGGCGACCTGGCGGCAGGGCGTACTCAAATGCGTGTTCATGGGTCTGCCCTTGTCCGGTGTGGACAGTCTCGACGAGCGCGCCGACGAGGAGCTGCGGGTGATGCTCGCCGGGCTGGCGGAGGAACGGGCGGCGGCGGGGAGACCGATGGCGGCGGACGCCACCGGACTGCTCAACAGGTTGCGGAAAGAGGCGTGA
- a CDS encoding sugar phosphate isomerase/epimerase family protein, producing MRFGYGTNGFANHRLDDALSVIADLGYVGVALTLDHDHLDPFAPGLPARVDAVANRLGALGLGVVIETGARYLLDPWHKHAPTLLHDDNALRLEFLRLAVAVGADLGAEAVSFWAGVRPAGVDPDTAWQRLVDGCAATLKAAEERGVTLGFEPEPGMLVEDIAGWRRLHAALGEPAGFGITLDIGHCRCLEPDPVPDCVAAVAGHLVNVQIDDMRRGTHEHLEFGTGEIDFPPVLRALDAAGYTGLVAVELPRHSHAAPDVAARSIDFLRNAAETGREWR from the coding sequence ATGAGGTTCGGCTACGGCACCAACGGGTTCGCCAACCACCGCCTCGACGACGCGCTCTCGGTGATCGCCGACCTCGGCTACGTCGGTGTCGCGCTCACCCTCGACCACGACCACCTCGACCCGTTCGCGCCGGGCCTGCCCGCCCGGGTCGACGCCGTCGCCAACCGCCTCGGCGCGCTCGGCCTCGGCGTGGTGATCGAGACCGGGGCCCGTTACCTGCTCGACCCCTGGCACAAGCACGCACCGACGCTGCTGCACGACGACAACGCGCTGCGGCTGGAGTTCCTCCGGCTGGCCGTCGCGGTCGGCGCCGACCTGGGCGCCGAGGCGGTCTCGTTCTGGGCCGGGGTCCGCCCGGCCGGCGTCGACCCCGACACCGCCTGGCAACGCCTGGTCGACGGCTGCGCCGCCACCCTCAAGGCGGCCGAGGAACGCGGCGTCACGCTCGGCTTCGAACCCGAGCCGGGCATGCTGGTCGAAGACATCGCCGGCTGGCGCCGGCTGCACGCCGCGCTCGGCGAACCCGCCGGCTTCGGCATCACCCTCGACATCGGACACTGCCGGTGCCTGGAGCCCGACCCGGTGCCGGACTGCGTCGCCGCGGTCGCCGGCCACCTGGTCAACGTGCAGATCGACGACATGCGCCGGGGCACCCACGAGCACCTCGAGTTCGGCACCGGCGAGATCGACTTCCCACCGGTGCTGCGCGCCCTGGACGCGGCCGGCTACACCGGCCTGGTCGCCGTCGAGCTGCCCCGGCACTCGCACGCGGCGCCCGATGTCGCCGCGCGCTCGATCGACTTCCTCCGGAACGCCGCCGAGACGGGAAGGGAGTGGCGATGA
- a CDS encoding SCO3242 family prenyltransferase, whose product MRDYAELVRAPAGLSVPGDVVAGAAAAGALGARTPALAGASVLLYWGGMAANDWADRHLDATERPERPIPSGRIAPGRAFAVAAALTAAGVAVAGLTGGRRALTVAVPLAAAVWAYDLKAKNTATGPAVMAACRGLDVLLGASGGRPAKAVPAALVVAAHTYTVTALSRREVSGADRTLPVATLVGTAAVTAAAVRPGRHRGWRALVPAALAAWYATRYGAAQLRAAADPSAGVVRAAVGAGITSLPALQGALAAGAGAPAPGALVAAAAPLARRLTRKVAAT is encoded by the coding sequence ATGCGCGATTACGCGGAACTGGTCCGGGCGCCCGCCGGGCTCTCGGTGCCTGGTGACGTGGTGGCGGGCGCGGCCGCCGCGGGCGCGCTCGGCGCCCGCACGCCCGCGCTCGCCGGCGCCTCCGTGCTGCTCTACTGGGGCGGCATGGCGGCCAACGACTGGGCCGACCGGCACCTCGACGCGACCGAACGCCCGGAACGGCCGATCCCCAGCGGGCGGATCGCGCCCGGCCGGGCGTTCGCCGTCGCGGCCGCGCTGACCGCGGCGGGCGTCGCGGTCGCCGGGCTCACCGGCGGCCGGCGGGCGCTCACCGTCGCCGTCCCGCTGGCGGCCGCGGTCTGGGCCTACGACCTGAAAGCCAAGAACACCGCCACCGGCCCGGCCGTGATGGCCGCCTGCCGGGGTCTGGACGTGCTGCTCGGCGCCTCCGGCGGGCGGCCCGCCAAGGCCGTGCCGGCGGCGCTGGTGGTCGCCGCGCACACCTACACCGTCACCGCGCTGTCCCGCCGGGAGGTCTCCGGCGCCGACCGCACGCTGCCGGTCGCCACCCTGGTCGGCACCGCGGCGGTGACCGCGGCCGCCGTCAGACCGGGACGACACCGGGGCTGGCGTGCGCTGGTGCCGGCCGCGCTGGCCGCCTGGTACGCCACCCGCTACGGAGCCGCCCAGCTCCGGGCCGCGGCCGACCCGTCGGCCGGCGTGGTGCGCGCCGCGGTCGGAGCCGGCATCACCTCGCTGCCCGCGTTGCAGGGCGCGCTGGCCGCGGGCGCCGGGGCCCCGGCACCAGGCGCCCTGGTCGCGGCGGCCGCACCGCTGGCCCGCCGGCTGACCCGGAAGGTGGCGGCCACATGA
- a CDS encoding inositol-3-phosphate synthase has translation MSTGVWLVGARGSVATTSMVGALALRAGLAEPTGCVTEHPDLRGSALPPIAELVFGGHDVVTTCLAKKAETLGEAGVVPPRLVAAVAEDLAAVEENLRTVPVGGTQAETAAALAADITAFRDRLGLDRVVVINVSTTESLPEPRPAHTELDLLRAELAGGGSPLPASSLAAYAAFTAGASYVDFTPSTGARLPALDALARETHLPYAGHDGKTGETLVKSVLAPMFAHRNLAVRSWSGLNLLGGGDGANLASPGPNAAKSASKQRVLAETLGYEPQGNTRIEYVDDLGDFKTAWDLVSFAGFLGVRMRMEFSWHGCDSALAAPLVLDLARLASAAHRAGRHGPLTELAFFFKDPIGDVPHGLSEQWDLLRTFVAGLPEA, from the coding sequence ATGAGTACGGGTGTCTGGCTGGTAGGCGCGCGCGGATCCGTAGCGACCACCAGCATGGTCGGGGCCCTGGCGTTACGCGCCGGGCTCGCCGAGCCGACGGGGTGTGTGACCGAGCATCCCGATCTGCGCGGCTCCGCGCTGCCACCGATCGCCGAGCTGGTGTTCGGCGGCCACGATGTCGTCACCACATGCCTGGCCAAGAAGGCGGAGACCCTCGGCGAGGCGGGTGTCGTCCCGCCCCGGCTGGTCGCCGCCGTCGCCGAGGACCTGGCCGCCGTTGAGGAGAACCTGCGGACCGTACCCGTCGGTGGCACGCAGGCCGAGACGGCGGCCGCGCTGGCCGCCGACATCACCGCCTTCCGCGACCGGCTGGGCCTCGACCGGGTGGTGGTCATCAACGTCTCGACCACCGAGTCGCTGCCCGAACCGCGGCCGGCACACACCGAGCTCGACCTGCTCCGCGCGGAGCTCGCCGGCGGCGGATCGCCGCTGCCGGCCAGCTCGTTGGCCGCCTACGCGGCGTTCACCGCCGGAGCGTCCTACGTGGACTTCACGCCGTCGACGGGCGCCCGGCTCCCCGCGCTGGACGCCCTCGCCCGGGAAACCCACCTGCCCTACGCCGGCCACGACGGCAAGACCGGCGAGACGCTGGTCAAGTCGGTGCTGGCGCCGATGTTCGCGCACCGCAACCTCGCCGTCCGCAGCTGGTCCGGGCTCAACCTGCTCGGCGGCGGCGACGGCGCCAACCTGGCCTCGCCCGGCCCCAACGCGGCCAAGTCGGCCAGCAAGCAACGGGTGCTCGCCGAGACACTCGGCTACGAGCCACAGGGCAACACCCGCATCGAGTACGTCGACGACCTCGGCGACTTCAAGACCGCCTGGGACCTGGTCAGCTTCGCCGGCTTCCTCGGGGTGCGGATGCGGATGGAGTTCTCCTGGCACGGCTGCGACTCCGCCCTGGCGGCGCCGCTGGTCCTCGACCTGGCCCGGTTGGCCAGCGCCGCACACCGCGCCGGCCGGCACGGTCCGCTGACCGAGCTGGCCTTCTTCTTCAAGGACCCGATCGGCGACGTGCCGCACGGGCTCAGCGAACAGTGGGACCTGCTGCGCACCTTCGTCGCCGGGCTGCCGGAGGCCTAG